CGGTCGGGGTCGTACGCCAGCGCCGCCTCCCAAAGGGCGAGCGCGCCCTCCGCGAGCAGGTCCTCCCGCGGGCCGCCGCGCCGCGCGTAGCGGGCGGCCTCCTGCTGCACGTCCGGCCAGAAATGCCCCACGAACTGCTCCTGCGCCTCGCGGTCGCCCGCCCGCAGGCGGCGCAGCACGTCGCCGTCGGGCGGCAGGGAGGCGGGCGCAGCGAGGGCGACAGGCCCGAGCCTGAAGAACCGTTCGAACAGGCGCGCGGGGAACGGCGACGGGAGCCGCCCAGGGGCCCGCAGGCGGCGCGGAGCGGACGTCGTTGTCGCGTTCATGGGCGGATCGCCCTCCCGCTCCATTGTACGGGAGCCCGCGGCCGGCGAGTGGCGTGGCCCTATAATGAAGCCATGGGCCGGCACATCCTGGTGGTCGACGACGAAGCCAACATCCGCGAGCTCTGCCGGCTGTACCTTGAGCAGGAGGGGTTCGCCGTCGCGGAGGCGGCCGACGGCGACGAAGCGATGGAGGCCGTCCGCCGGCAGCGCCCGGACCTCGTCGTGCTCGACCTC
This genomic interval from Clostridia bacterium contains the following:
- a CDS encoding sigma-70 family RNA polymerase sigma factor, with amino-acid sequence MNATTTSAPRRLRAPGRLPSPFPARLFERFFRLGPVALAAPASLPPDGDVLRRLRAGDREAQEQFVGHFWPDVQQEAARYARRGGPREDLLAEGALALWEAALAYDPDRHGTDLPTYVRNTVHRRVRRAYRKAMGFDAAPEAPLDWVAGMMAVEVRYA